In Populus alba chromosome 4, ASM523922v2, whole genome shotgun sequence, the genomic window GTAGGGGCTATCCTTTCATCAATAGAAGGTGCCCCTACCCTTTTGTTGCCATCTTTGGCAAGCTCTAGATCCaagtttaacataaaaaaaaatgacaggagagtaatcaaaaatatttcatgGCCATCAAAACTCAGTATTGAAAACACAAGAAAGATCCAGCAGACCTCATGGACTCCATTTTCAAGGTAAGAAAGTGTATACCTTCCTGGTTTCTAAAATTTGAATCTGAACTGGTTCTAGGTATTGCCTccctttcttcttgttttcaaaCCTCCTTAGATCAAAATTGAAGCTTGGGAAATGTTTTGGACAGGACCCTTTCCATTTAGCCTaagtttcttttctcttatctcttcttttctctctctccatctctctctatttttcttcagttttcttAAACCTAACTAGTTTTGCCATCGAGGGTGCTGATTTTGGGTGTAGGTAGTTTTGTAAGGTGCTTGGGGACCAATGTGAGTGTTTTCTAACATTGGATCCTGAGAGAAAGGTTTTAAACCCTTGATATGATCCTTCTAGAGGTTTCTAAATGGGAACCAACGAGAAGGTTGGGTGCTCTTTTGCAACTGACTAACCCTATCAACAATTACTAGGTTGGCTACATCCAAGACTTCGTTGGAGCATTTCTGATGTTAATGTCGCCTGAGACCACCTAAACTTGGTAGAGGGGGTGCATGCCTTTCGACCAAACTCACTCTTGCTTGATTTGAAGGTCTATAACTCTATAGTCGATCAGCTAAAAGTGTCCACTCAAATAGCATAATGTCTAACACTGTGTTTTTGGCTGACTAAGGATAAGATGTTGTGGAGATCCATGGAGAAAATGGGACGTAAACATTTGATATTATGGACATGGGATTTTAGAGAGAGTGTTTTTTTAGTCGAATGATGGTGGTTTCATCCTTGGAGGTGGTTGGAAATGCCGCATTCAGTCATCTGAAAGTGCCCTATTAACTAGCTCAAAgccaaagaagaaaaagcaCAGTACCTTGAACAATGTCGTTTTGGCTAATTTGTAGATAAGGGTTTCCTTTTGATTTGGGGTCTATCAATGTTCAAAGCAGTCCTTCATCTCctgatttctttctattttatctttaatttccctctttctttctaatttcataCAATTGTATTCCTGTCAACTTCATTTGTCACCCCCAAATTCAAGTGCCTTTTACAAAATGGTccttagtttttaaattattcaactATCCCCCTAAATGACCATTAAacttccaatttttttatttaacccctGATTTCTCACTGATTTAGATCCTCAAGTTGTGCAAGTTTTGCAAGTTGATCCTTGACTCATAGAAAGTTCAATTAAGCTCCTATTTTGTcaccaaattttaattttatgcaattaaacccctaatttgaCTAAATTAGacttttcaaactttcaattgaGTCCCTAACAAAATTGACCTCCAAGTTACTCTTCTTTGTGATTACCCTCCATTAAATAGATAAACTTCTATAAAAACAGAgtctttaaaatcaaaagaagatatttctacaattttattttttaaatataggtaGCAACAGTCTCTATATATTGAATAATCATCTGCCTtctatgtcttttttttaaaaaaaaatatacaaggaaaTTCTTAATTTTGACAAGGTTATTTCTTGTTATTGAGTAAATGAtgtatgcatatatatatagacacacacacatataatttttgcggttatggtttaaaaatataaatttaaaataaatttcaaaaaagaatttttaataaaatttataaaaaaatgatatattgatTAACCAACCACTGTTATTATTGAAATACAATGCAAAAGCTCAATACACCAATAAACAAAATCCAAGAGGTGTTTATAACTTATAACTGAAGTTGCCTTTCCATTTATTGTGCCCCTTTCAAATGAATTTGTCATTTTGTGAAAAGTTTCAAGTCGAAACTTTGAAAGAAGTGCGAGGTCAACTACTCCTTGCCTTCTTTTATACTTGTGTTAGTACAAACAAACAGGATTGACCTTGCCGCTCTTCTCAAGGGCACTTTGCCAAGTCTGAGCACCCAGAATTCTTTACctactgttttattacacagcaaaacaacaattaacaatTCAACTGGCTTAGTTCTATAGTGATTGATATATTCCATAGAGGAATAAGGTAGTCTCTCATTGTCCGCAAGAAAATTGAAGCAAAATCACTGTCCTATACAATATTAAGGAACATTAAGTTGTTTAATCAAACTGACAGCACGCGTCCACTTCTGTTCCGTTCCCTTGAGTGGAGGCAAGACATGTGAATTTGTCAGAGTCCAAAAATAAGATGTCACGGTTTTGATTCCAAAGTAGCTCACAATTGAGTACAGATGTAATGATCACATGAATACTTGCATTTTTTGGACCTAGGTGGAGAGTCGGAGTCCTATAAATGTTTGCGAAGAAATTATTGTCTTCAACAAAAGAGTGACAAACAGCTGTGATTACACATGGATAAATATAGAGCTGCacctaaaattcaaaatcatggCAAAAGCAAGCACTCAATAGCCTTTATCTAGAATTATGTTGCTTCCTTCAACACTTCATCAATATGTTTAGAAAGGGAAAATCTAGAGACAAATTAGAAAAGCAAAAGAGCAAGAGAGAGAGTGAGTATGTCACTCTTACAAGTATATTGAACTTCCTAAAAGGGAAAAAGGAGTACACAAGACCCTGTTTTTTTCCATTTCGAAAGTATATAACCATCAGAATACATGACTGAGGATCTAATAAACCTGCTTAGGATAAATTATTCCCTATTTCTTCTATTGCATTTCCCCATATGAACCTCCCTACAAACATCCCATAAAACCTGCTGTACAACAAACAACGCACAaggaaaaacccagaaaaaattgaaaccaaaaaaGAAGACTAGGGAGAAACGAAAATCTTGAGTTTCCACTGAAAACTAGTCACAGCAAATGGGGCAGCGTATTAGTCCATTCTCATTGCAATCAGGGCAACGCTGAAACCCATATTCACCagtctcttctccttcttctaaCTCTTCCTGTTCTTCATCATCACCTTCATAATATATCTTACAACTCCCTGAACATGTCTCACAAGGCACAAACCTGATATCCCCACAAGTTTCACAAGCCTCTCCAACCccacctccaccaccatcaCCCAACATTTCACATCCTTCAACCAGTTTCTCTAATTGTCTTTCCTCGTGCATTCGCCGAATTTCCTCTGCTCCGCCAACGTATTTTCTCCCAATAAACACTCTTGGTAACCCTCCCCCACTAAACCCTTCTCCCATTAGCTCTCTCAACTCCTCCTTGAACCCTGAATGCATTGATACATCTCGTTCATCAACGCGGACTCCTAAGCTTTTTAATATCAACCTCACATGGCAACAAGCCTCGTATGTTTTGCGCACCCCTCGCAAGCTTGTAAAATAAACAACTAACTTATCCTTACTGCGCTCACAATCTTTTGCAACAAAATTTACCTTTACAACATCATTCACAAGCAATGACGAATCATCCCTTGCAAAATGAGGCCGTTTCTCGCTATCTATTGGCTTAATGTAAAATGAATGTGTGGGAGAGACCTCTGCAGGATCGAATTCCGGACACTTGGAATTAGCATCCTCATCTGCAACTTGAAGCCACCCAGGCGTGTTATTATCAGGAGACAATGTGCCATTCGGCTGCAAATTCATTTTGGGACTATCAGGTATTGATCTTGGATCACGAGAAACATCAAAAGAGAAACTGCGAAACCGATGAGACAAATGAGGAGTCATCATATCTTCAAGCCCTGCCATCAATTCCCAAGTATTGATAGTTTCTGGCTCTCCAGGTGATGTCATAATTGGAGTCCTTGGAACAACTTTTGGGATTTTTTCTTGGATCATACTAGAccaaggctccgtttgtttgcaggaaagtggtttccttttggaaagtgaattccgaggaaagtgaattcctggaaagtgaattccggaaaagtattttccgatgtttggtagtgttatggaaaatgaactggaaaatactttccagtgtttggttgtgttatggaaaatgaactggaaaataatttaataatgaattaattttttttcaagtttatctaatatatataaaatatttaatataaaatatttaatcacttacaattgtcataacccaattttgaccttttttatttttattatttaaaaaaaatgataaaaaataaaaatgaaaataaaataaatgaaggatgaattaaaatttgggttaagggcaacatgattggaagtttaaagatttaattaaactcttgactagtttaattaattaaatcaagggtttaattggaaattgatttaattaaattttagattattttaattaatgaaatcaagagtttaattgaataattaagaacttaattaaactttgatttaatcaaaaacccaggacttaaataaaataaaccaagagAACCGGCTTCGTCTTCATCTTTAGGAGCAGCAGACCAcacctttgcattttaattcactgctacagtagcagtgaattataattcgctgctacagtagcagtgaaACTGTagaagtgaattataattcgctgctacagtagcagtgaattataattcgctgctacagtagcagtgaattataattcacttgcacgccaaaggaaagtgttttcctttctttaaccgaaggaaaacactttcctttctcaaaGCAGTGATGTTATGTTGACTGGAATTAAGTTTCCGTTGACTTACTGTTTCAGCTTGttaccaaacatgggaaagtaaggaaaacgaattccaggaattcgttttccttgaaacaaacagagCACAAGTCTTGGCCTCAATTAGTCCCATCGAAAACTCCTCCTTGCTATTCAATTCTTTACTATCCTTCACAAACCCATTTGATTCATCAAAATCACTAACATTCTTCCTTTGATCATCGCCTTTCACAGCAACATCAACAGTACCATTCTGATTCTGATTCGCAGAATCAAGCGCGAGTGTACCTAATGTGGTGGAGGTGAGTGCCACCACATGGTAGCTATCGCCTTTTTGTTGTGGTGGATGAACAACATGCATTGAATAGCTTCGAGGCACCGGTGAATACGGTGTCTGGCAATGCTTGCATCGCTTTTGTTTAGAACTTGCGCAACCCATTCCTTCTTTTCACAATTCAAATCAATTGAATATCAAAACAAGCAAaagtcaaaaaataaatgacaagaGAACTAGTAAAACAAACATCCCCCTGTCTGGAGGATGAGTTGGATTGGAAGGTCTATTTGGTAGAGATTctgatgataaaataataaaaaaaagaaaagaaaaggaggattaTGAAGAGATTAAATGATTAAGAAATTGCTTAAAGTTGAAGAGAGAATCAGAAAGAAGCTTCTTTTCAGTTTCTAGTTTGtgacagaggagaagaagaatagtaatagtaataatagatTATCACCCGCATTTATCTATTTCGTAAATAAGGAAAAACTGCAAAAGACAAGCTTCATCAAAACACgttaaacaaaatgaaaaacatcaaGAAACAAGAAACTTCCTAGATGGGGTTTATTAATTGATGATTAAGAAAACAAACCCAGTTTTAATCAAAGAAAGACTTGTAGGGATGGAAATTAAGGTATGATCCccttaataaaaccaaaagttTGGAACCTTGAAGAAATGCTGGAGATTGGAAAACGAATTTAATTCTGTTACGGAGAAAGAAGGTAAATTTAACGGGGGaaggagaatttttttttttttttttggatttagatATCTGGGGGTTTCcaaaaatgaatgaaatgattggatagaagaaaagaaagggagatTATGGATGGAACGatggaaaggaaaggaagaatGAAAGAAGAAATTTGAATTCTTCAAAGTCAAAATCGAAAGGCGCATAGCTTTATTCTTACAAGCAATTTTTCTCTTTCTAGAATTTAAAAGGGTAGTAGGATAGGAAGTGAAGAAGTTAGTTTTGAAGGTTTTGTTGCTTTTAAACGTTtctagtttttgtttgtttgttgtgtaggagggagagggggagagagagagtgtgaaaTGAGGAAATTTGGAATTGTAGAAAGAATGGAATCGCCAAATGCGGGAATTATTGCTTGAATGTCTCTCCTCACCCACAAAATATACAGAGTGTTGACATCATAAAATTTTGAGAATGTCTTCTGCTGAGGAGAAAGATAGAAAATGGAATGGAAGCCTCCTTGTAAAGGTTGTTGAGGCCATGCCAGTTTCTCATTGGATCGTGTGATAATGAAGGGGCAAATATGATTGTGCGGCTAACCGCCAGTAAGAGAGCTTGGGATTTTTCA contains:
- the LOC118053596 gene encoding uncharacterized protein At5g39865; the encoded protein is MGCASSKQKRCKHCQTPYSPVPRSYSMHVVHPPQQKGDSYHVVALTSTTLGTLALDSANQNQNGTVDVAVKGDDQRKNVSDFDESNGFVKDSKELNSKEEFSMGLIEAKTWSSMIQEKIPKVVPRTPIMTSPGEPETINTWELMAGLEDMMTPHLSHRFRSFSFDVSRDPRSIPDSPKMNLQPNGTLSPDNNTPGWLQVADEDANSKCPEFDPAEVSPTHSFYIKPIDSEKRPHFARDDSSLLVNDVVKVNFVAKDCERSKDKLVVYFTSLRGVRKTYEACCHVRLILKSLGVRVDERDVSMHSGFKEELRELMGEGFSGGGLPRVFIGRKYVGGAEEIRRMHEERQLEKLVEGCEMLGDGGGGGVGEACETCGDIRFVPCETCSGSCKIYYEGDDEEQEELEEGEETGEYGFQRCPDCNENGLIRCPICCD